The following is a genomic window from Chionomys nivalis chromosome 24, mChiNiv1.1, whole genome shotgun sequence.
ATCTTCGACCCTGGCACTTTTCAGAAATGGTGGCTTTTCTTTCCCCGCCGGGTCCACAGCTGTGTGCTCTCGGTTCTGCCTCAGTTTGTAACAGGGGCAGGAGAAAGCTCCAGGGCATTTGGGATTTCTGCTGATAAATCCATTCTGGCTGGTTTTGTCCCAGAAGTAACTATGTGATGATAGCATGCCACACTATGGAAACCATTTTATAACCTCCATGTCCCCTAGAACATCATATGGCAGACCTCagatacacacaataaaatttatgtaggcgtaaaaaataaaaacatgaggaTGAAACAGCTGAGAGAATCCATTAAGTAGAGTAAAATAAAGAAGTCTGAGGAGGGTCGCCCAGCTCAATGGCAGAGTGCTCACCTAGTacgtacaaggccctgggttcagtctccagcaccatcacacaaaacataaataaaatgtatagaagaaaataaataaaaagtatagtAATAAACACAAAAGTATGAGTATGCATAGCCTCTTTCATCTACTAGTAAATAATTTACTACTGTTTTGCTATTGTCTACAGCTTGTCTTCTGTTCTTCCCTCTAATTCAGCCTTTATTAGTGTATCAGGGTGAAGAGGGTTAAgggggtatgtttgtgtgtgtgtgtgtgtgcattcatgcatgtgtgcacatacaaatatagtgtgtgtatatatatagtgtgtttatatatagcacatgtatatatactgtgtatgtatatatagtatgtgtatatatgtatagtgtGGGTATAtctagtgtgtatatatgtatatcgtgtgtgtatataatgtgtatgtgtgtgtatagtgtgtatatatctactgtgtgtgcataaatagtatgtgtgtatatgtagtgaATATtatatatcgtgtgtgtgtgtgtgtgtgtgtgtaggtaccaATTCACTCACCCGTGTTGTTGAGTAGAGgaaagcaagccaggaggagagagagcaggcaggaaATGTTGGCGGGAAGATTGGTGAAATTAGCACAGAAAAGCCAGAAGCTGCTGGGAAAGTGGGTCCTAGGTACAACCGACCCCGCACATTTCTGGGAACTGTTGGCACAGATTCTGAGGAATACCTGCTTTTGAGGAGAGCGTTTTCAATGACAGGAAAATACCACTTTATCAAGAGACTGCATATGACTACTACACCAGTCACACATACCCCAACTACCAGTATTTTTGATACGTTTCCAAactcttttctttgaattttacaTCATACCAAGTTGACCTAACTCATATTACCAAATAGCAGGAACAAAAGAAACTCTTTCTGTTCAGATATTCTGCATTGAAATAAATGAATGGCTCCCAACTTTAAGACTAAATTAGAAACGCATAAAGAACTGTAAGGGAAGATGCATGGGACTCGAGTCGTCTTGTGAAACTCAGGGGAGAGCTCAGCTCTGAACCTTTAGCATTACTGTCCCAGAGCTCCCCGGAACCACCAGGAGATCTTTCCACGTGTTTCTTGTATCTGTTAGTGTGCTTACCCACTGTATTTGCCTTCTATTGTTTCCAAGAACGTTCTCCTTATAGAATCCATACTACCTAGAGTTCCCCCATCCCCTGGCTGGGATCAAACCAGGGCATCTTGAATTGCTGGTAAACTTATTTGACCAGTGAGTTAGATGCCCAGCTCCAGCTCTTGTGTGCTGGAAGCTCACTGATGACAGAGAGGATATTTTGTCTCTACAATGACACGGTAAGGAACAGCAGAGGCCTTTCTTGGAGTCAGACACACCTAAGTTCCAATATTAACTCTGGCAATTTCTCAGTTAAAATGAGTGAAAAAGAGAGCAcacatttgaaaaagagcaaagaaggATATTAGGGGAggatttggaaggaggaaaaaaaagggaaacatgatataattatattattagactcaaaaataaaagaaagggggAGTAGTTTGTTGGAGAGGTGTCTCAAcaagtaaaggtacttgctgccaagtctgtgacctcagttcagttcccaagacCTACACAGTGGAAGGAGTTGACTCCTCGGTTGTCTCTTAACCTCCACTACACACACCCCAATGtaaaaaagcttttaaatttctgtgtgtgtgtctgtgtgtgagagagagagagacagagacagacagacagacagacagacagacagacagacagacagagatgcgATTTCACCTTGTTCAGTCCCGATGCTCATGTCTGTAAACTGAAATATTAATGTCTATTTTCCTCAATTGTAAACATTCCATGAGAAGATATGGGAAAGTGTTTATCCCGATGACTGCTATACACAGTTTTAAACCAAAAGTCACCATTATTATGTGTCTCTCCTTTCCCGGGGGCATCCTATGAAGCACAGAAGGACCTTCGCTGAGCAAATTATAGCTATAAGGAGAAAAACATTTTAGAGGAACCCAGGGGCCACCACccttgacttatttttttctaaggtttatttttatttttacttatgtgtatatgtatgtatgtgccaccTATGTGCTAATTAATGCCCAGAGAAGAATGcaggatcccctgaaactggagttccatGTCATCGTGAGCCACCCAGCAGAGTTAGAAACACATTCAAGTctgctggaaaagcagcaagtgctcttaacctctgagtcatctctccagtcctacacTTGACTTATTAAACCTTTATTTTCCCCTACTGTCTTACGATTTGTAGCCACTGGGGTTGCCATGGAGCTCGGTGGCATTATCCCACACCGAAGGAGCCTCACTGGGGTGGGAAAGGAGAAAGCGTTGGTCCCAGGGCTTCTCTCTGGGAGCACTATTGTTCTCACGGAGATCCCAACCCCATCCCTCGTTCCTTTGCTGCTCAACCACCCACACCTTCCCGTAATCATGATGGCTTTGGAGAATCACCTAGTGATGAGAATGTGTCTTGACTAATCTCCCCCTGTGGGGGATTCCTGGTAGCTAGACAGCCTCTTCAGCTCCATCTCCTACAAGAAGTGTTTCCCGTCCCTAGGTGTGTCTCTATCTCATGCAAAAACTGGCAGCGCACACCGCCCTGCTCCAGCTACCAGCTTCCTGTCACTTCCCCCAGTGAACTGCAAGGCCTCTGGGAGCAAAGTCTGGCTTGCCTTCCTGTTTGGTCAGTGCCAAGAGCACCTGTGTTCCTAGGCAATAGGGCTGCTGAGCTGAGTTCCACTGAAGCCGGTCCCAAGGCTGTAGCCAAGAGCGAAGCTCTAAACCCAGAGTTTATGCTGCAGAACCCCTCCTTTGAGCAACTAAAGTTGTTTCAGACTcactgggagtgtgtgtgtgtgtgtgtgtatgtatgcatacgtgtgtgcgcgcgtgtgtatgcgtgtgaaTATAATCAATATACATAGTATGAAATgctcaaagaataaaacatatattttaaaaaagactcaCTAGAAAAAGTCACCAGAAATAGATTTCAATAAGCTGGAAGGACTGGGGGTGGAACAGGGGTTCTGTTTAGAAAACAAAGATTTCCAAGAGGCTAGCATCAACCTTTTCCCtcttcataatttaatttttttctcaccaCTCAGTTATTACCCAGGAACAGGGTAGAAATCCAATACCTGCAGCAGTGCAATGGCTGGGAACCATTTGAAAGAGTCCTGACTGTATAAGCAGACAGATATTATTCTACTGGTCgtagaaaattaataaacatttatctGGTTCTAAATATGACTTTCAAATCATCCAACACATTAACCTTTTCAAAATACAAATTCTTCCATCTCAATGACCATTACCCCATAGTTCGCTATAAAGTTCCATCTTTAGCTGGACGGGGTAAAATTAATCTCCGGGAAAATGTACTAAGTCTGTAACTCACTTTTTTCAGTTCTCAtgggaaataaaacagaattccCATTTCCACTTCGTCATTGTCTTTCAGAGGCCGGGACGGTTCCACAGCCTCATTTCTGCTTGAAGAATGTTAAGGTCTTCAGGCGTCTCTGGCCTTCAGGTGGCTTTTCACAAACTCAGTCAATTTCCTGAACCCGGCATCCAGCCCTTCTCCAGTGACAGCGCAGCAGGGTTGCACGTACCAGCACCGGTTGCTACACAGCTTCTTCACCTTGAATATCCTGGTGATCTCCTCGGCACTCAGAGCTCCGGGCAAGTCTTGTTTGTTGGCTAATATGACGACCGGCGCATTTTTGATGTGTTCATTCTGCAAAATGTGCTTAAACTCTTTGCAGGAGTCCTTGAGTCTCTGCTTGCCATCGGAACAGTCCACCACATACACCAGCCCGTCTGCGTTCTCACAGTAGCAGTCCCAGACCGTTCGCATCTTCTCCTGCCCTCCGACATCCCACACAGTGAGCGGAAGATCAGTATCCAGCTGGACCATTTCCACGTTGAAGCCGATGGTTGGGATGGTCGTGAGAGTCTCAGCAAGCTTTAACCTGTAAAGCAGAGTAGATTTCCCAGCCGAGTCGAGTCCCAGAAGAAGAATATGGGCTTGTTTGCCTTTGGGATTTTTAGAATTCAGCAATCCCATTTTGGGATTTTTCTTCCTTGAAGTTCTTTTCTTCTGGCTGGGGACAATGGTTCCTTCCCAATTCTTGCATGAAAACGTTTAGAGAGAAAAAGTAAGCGCCACATCTGTAGCCTGAGAGCAGGTGGCTGGCAGTTCCGTTTATATTGTAGCTTATCGACTTGATTACAGTCAAATAGCTTTATTTGCAGTCCCAGCCAATCCTGAGGAATCTGTGGGAGTAACCAGCCAGTATCACAGTGGCTCAAAGGGGACATTCTTTGCCAGTGAGTAGGATTAGGAGTGGCCCGATGCTGCAGCTTTATTCTCTCAGGTGCAAACGTTTGGAGGAAATCAAAGACTAAAAAAGACATTCCCAGGACCACCACCGCAGAACAGACACGACCTTTGGTTTTAACTAGCTTGAACTAAACTCTTTGGTAGAACTATCTTATCCAGTTGTAACTAAGTATCAGAGCTGTCTAACCACCTGCAGAGTTTATCGTCGTCTCGGTATCTAAATGTTTCCTCTTATCCAGTTACTCAGTGGGAAACTTTGAGCCCGCCAACCTCAGTCTCATAAGCAAAGCATCACTTCCAGGCAGGGAACTTTACGCTATTCACAGAACCAAATTTCTCTGGGGAAATATTTTACCCACACACTTTTCAATAAAACAGACCGACTGAAGATGGCAAACTGACCGCAAGTGAACTTCACCAGAGCCATgataaaggaaaaaagagcaCATAAAGTCATCAGAGTCCATCTGAGGGTGGGGTTTTTAACAGAGATTCTAGGAGACAGAAAATGGGTGGAAGATGAGCGGTAACTGGCCTAGTGAGATAAAGCTGAGGCTTCGGGGTTGGTGCACTGGAGAAAGGCAGCGGGAAgagcagaatatatatatatatatatatatatatatatatatatatatattcgaaaaaatattctaaatatattctaaaatatattctaaatattctaaatatatccttatatatattctaatattctaaaacaagaaatggataagattttttaaaaaggaactcagaaaacaaagaccaagTCCTGAAAACTTATTTTGAAAAGCAGATATTTTAAAGCCctatggtggtggcgcacacctttaatcccagcactcagggagcagaggcaggcggatctctgagttcaaagccagcctggtatgcagagtgagttccaggatagccaaagctacacagagaaaccctgtctcaaggaaaaataaaaagagagagcgagggggaaaaaaagatctATTAGAAACTGCATGataggagccaggtggtggtagcacacgcctttaaccccagcactcaggagacagaggcaggcgtcTCTGATAGAGGTAGGcgaactacaagagctagttccaggacaggctccgaaactacagagaaagcctgtcttaaaaaaaaaaagaagaagaagaagaagaggaagaggaagaggaagaaagaaagaaagaaagaaagaagagagagagagagagagagagagagagagagagagagagaaactgagtgAGAGGTTAATGGCAAACACTAAAGGAAgtttcagagaaaaagaagagggagagaggatcgGCTTCAGTCACAGTCCAAGGATGGGGCCTTATTCTTCAGAAGACAGAAGTAGGCCAGCAGAGCACAAATAAACAATTTGCAAGTATTTCCCAGTATTGTAGAATGGACTCTAGGGCTGGGATGCTCCCTGGGGAAGgcatttgccacacaagcatCTGCATGACCCCGGAACCCATGCAgaagagagactgaggaagaggaCAATCCTCAGTTTTCCTCTGGCATCCACAAGTCCATGGTGGCaagtgtacacaaacacacaagtgcacacacacaatttgtttttaagagtaacaataaacaatgaaaaataagtaaTGAAATCTCTAGATGGAAAGGCTCCCCTCAATGCTTAACAATATGATTTTTATGAAATAACTTTCTTGAGGCATATgatgtcatgttttatttttactaaaaaaaaaatttaaaaaagaaaaaagttttgagGTAAACTACTGTGTGcacaaaaaaaaagtacacatataaaaaaaaatgaggacctagagagatggcccagcagttaagaagacttgctgctcttgcaaaggaatAGAGTTTGGTTCCTACCACCTCCTTTCGACAGCTTCtgaactacctataactccaactccagaggatctaccacctccttctggcctcccccagcacccacacacacgGCACGCACATGCAcgttcacataattaaaaataaaacaaaaaagtctgtAAATGGGTTTACAATTTACGTTTTTAACCAACTCACTAAGTCTCCGCAATGAAAGGTGTTGTACTGATCCCACTGGCAACCCGGTCAGAAGATCGGTATGCAGGCAGAATGTGTGGTTGACAGATAGAATGCTTACTCTGGGAACCACACTTCGCTAGGTGCCAGCCCTCAAAGATAAATTAGATCTCTTTCACTGGAGAGAAGACAAAGACAGATAAACAAATGAAAGGCACATAAGTGGAAAATGTCCCATTCCATGAGGAAAGCTACATATCTGGATCTTCAGAGATTGTCTCAAGTTAGAAGGCATCGGGGAATCATGAGATGAATTTCAAACTTGGAAAAACACAGGATAGAGATAGAGAAGCAACAGCTTGTGCAACAGGTGGTTGTTGTTTTACAAATCTGTGTCACGAGAAAGTCAGGTACAACTAATTGTGATACGCCTGTGTTTGTTGACTCAACTGGACACAAAGTAAGATGGCAGGGCTAGAGTCTTCAATCTGTTCATGTCatgaaagaagcagaaataaGTAGGAGAAAAGGCAGAGCGGAGGACAGTAAAAGTGTAGCGTGCGGTCCTGTAAACGATGCTTCACAAAAATACcagttaataaaataataaatcaacgAAACAACACCAGcaaggtggatggatctctgttagttagagaccagtctggtctacacagcaagctcctaGACCAGCTAGGGAGACCTAGTGAGACTGGTTTCAAAAAGAggataaatatacaaatatataaatatgtaagcGTAAGTATTAGGGAAGTTGGTTATGGAGTATTTATTACATTGGCTGGGACTCAGGAGATGTCTCAGCGGACAAAGTGCTTGATGTGTAGGAATGAGGGTCTGAATTCAGATTCCCAAGCATAAAAGCCGGCGCAacagcacatgtctgtaaccccaatcTGGGGTGGATGGGCAGAGGGTAAAAAGCTGGGTGGGGGCTCTCTGGCCACCCAATCTAGCTGAAATGGCAATCTCCAGACTCAGTGAGAAGTTATCTggagaaataaataaagcagagGAAGGCATCCAAAATCAGTCCCtggcctgtgtgtgcatatgtgctcaGAGATGCACACCACCATTGGTCATCAGTGGTAAACTTCTTGCGGGAAACGGTGGAATTGTGGGCATGAAATAGAACACCCTCGTTCTAAGAAGATGCTAGGAATGATAGCAGCCGCCGAGTCAACAGAAACAGGTGCATCGTAGATATACATCTGTGCAAGGGGAGGAATGCATGCAAACAGAGCCATAGCGCGCAGCAGGCGGGGTTAAATGAGCAGTTAAATGGGATTCTTGGAACTGTGGTtgatggtttggttttggttttttgtccCTCCAAACTTCCTTCTAGCCTTAAaggctttgagaaaaaaaaaaaaaagacatgttggAAGGAACTGAACTGGAATGAGCTGATCAAATTCAGCAACATCACAGAAagaaaggatccaggttcaggaTGCAAGAAGGATGCTCTTCCTCAGGTGAGCTGGGGACTCTGCATGCCACTCGACCTTTCTCCCACTCCAGTGCTCTGAATAAGCTAAATGTAACAGAAAAGTTAGACGTTTTCTTTGTATCAGACTCACTAATGTGATCTCACGCGATGTCCTGTTGGTGCTCCGGCATCCTTCCGTGTATCCAGACCACAGTGAGGATGCTGCTATGTCCTTGCCTTTACCACTAAAGCACAGGTCCCTTCTCGGGGCAGAACATCTTAGTGCAATGAGCACATGACAATGGAGCAGAACAATTTCTTCCCCCTGCTAATCGTCCTGAGCCTACAAATGTTTGATCCTTTGGTCCTCTCCCAAAACACAGGTAGAGTCCCTTGTTTAGTTTACTTAGTTtagtttctttaattcttttcttcttcagacaAAAGTTtcatgtaactcaggctagcctcaaattagCTGGGCAactgaagatgatcttgaattattttttttgtttgtttttatttatttatttcacacaggatctcactgtgttgacctggctggcctgaaacatcttatggagaccaggctgacctccgactcacagagatctgcctacttcagCCTCCCACAAACTGGAATAAAGATTTGTATGTCAGTGGGATGCAGCCCACAGCTTCATGTGCagtaggcaagctctctaccaaccaattttttttttcttttttgagttttgaaacaggatctcactgtgtagcccacatTGTCTGAAAGTCACAATGTAGCAAAGGCTCCTCTGgactctcccatggtcctctgACGttagcctcccaggtgctgggattacagctatgAGTCACCAGAGATGGCTCTCTCAAGCTCCCAATTTAGAGAAAGCAACGTTTTCACCCACCAAGCGCTTCTAGTTCTTAGAAGTGCAGCCTGGTCCAGAGCAACAGGCACTCAGGACTCagtgaagaaag
Proteins encoded in this region:
- the Arl14 gene encoding ADP-ribosylation factor-like protein 14: MGLLNSKNPKGKQAHILLLGLDSAGKSTLLYRLKLAETLTTIPTIGFNVEMVQLDTDLPLTVWDVGGQEKMRTVWDCYCENADGLVYVVDCSDGKQRLKDSCKEFKHILQNEHIKNAPVVILANKQDLPGALSAEEITRIFKVKKLCSNRCWYVQPCCAVTGEGLDAGFRKLTEFVKSHLKARDA